A genomic segment from Bubalus bubalis isolate 160015118507 breed Murrah chromosome 5, NDDB_SH_1, whole genome shotgun sequence encodes:
- the GAL gene encoding galanin peptides isoform X1 — translation MRRINSGGGGSRRGHVEGAQPPCASRFRVPEAPPCGERPWPCPTRLDGRAAPPTQDLQTPQDPQTSPDPPGPAQDAQRLRPAARLPAPGSGPFSHPGPRVTDAIDNHRSFQDKHGLAGKRELEPEDEARPGSFDRPLAENNVVRTIIEFLTFLHLKDAGALERLPGLPTAESAEDAERS, via the exons ATGCGCCGCATAAATAGTGGCGGCGGCGGCTCCAGGCGCGGACACGTCGAGGGAGCCCAGCCGCCCTGCGCTTCCCGCTTCCGCGTCCCCGAGGCCCCGCCATGCGGTGAGCGTCCCTGGCCCTGCCCCACCCGACTCGACGGACGCGCGGCCCCGCCGACACAGGACCTGCAGACACCCCAGGACCCGCAGACATCCCCCGACCCTCCGGGCCCCGCTCAAG ATGCCCAGAGGCTCCGTCCTGCTGCTCGCCTCCCTGCTCCTGGCAGCGGCCCTTTCAGCCACCCTGGGCCTCGGGTCACCG ATGCCATCGACAACCACAGGTCATTTCAAGACAAGCATGGCCTCGCCGGCAAGCGGGAACTCGAGCCTGAAGATGAAGCCCGGCCAG GAAGCTTTGACAGACCGCTGGCGGAGAACAACGTCGTGCGCACGATAATTGAGTTTCTGACTTTCCTGCATCTCAAAG ACGCCGGGGCCCTGGAGCGCCTGCCCGGTCTCCCCACAGCAGAGTCCGCAGAAGACGCCGAGCGGTCCTGA
- the GAL gene encoding galanin peptides isoform X3 has translation MPRGSVLLLASLLLAAALSATLGLGSPVKEKRGWTLNSAGYLLGPHAIDNHRSFQDKHGLAGKRELEPEDEARPGSFDRPLAENNVVRTIIEFLTFLHLKDAGALERLPGLPTAESAEDAERS, from the exons ATGCCCAGAGGCTCCGTCCTGCTGCTCGCCTCCCTGCTCCTGGCAGCGGCCCTTTCAGCCACCCTGGGCCTCGGGTCACCG gtgaaggagaagagaggcTGGACCCTGAACAGCGCGGGCTACCTTCTCGGACCAC ATGCCATCGACAACCACAGGTCATTTCAAGACAAGCATGGCCTCGCCGGCAAGCGGGAACTCGAGCCTGAAGATGAAGCCCGGCCAG GAAGCTTTGACAGACCGCTGGCGGAGAACAACGTCGTGCGCACGATAATTGAGTTTCTGACTTTCCTGCATCTCAAAG ACGCCGGGGCCCTGGAGCGCCTGCCCGGTCTCCCCACAGCAGAGTCCGCAGAAGACGCCGAGCGGTCCTGA
- the GAL gene encoding galanin peptides isoform X2 — protein sequence MRRINSGGGGSRRGHVEGAQPPCASRFRVPEAPPCGERPWPCPTRLDGRAAPPTQDLQTPQDPQTSPDPPGPAQDAQRLRPAARLPAPGSGPFSHPGPRVTDAIDNHRSFQDKHGLAGKRELEPEDEARPGSFDRPLAENNVVRTIIEFLTFLHLKGDIDFYYLNACPVWGLTVARA from the exons ATGCGCCGCATAAATAGTGGCGGCGGCGGCTCCAGGCGCGGACACGTCGAGGGAGCCCAGCCGCCCTGCGCTTCCCGCTTCCGCGTCCCCGAGGCCCCGCCATGCGGTGAGCGTCCCTGGCCCTGCCCCACCCGACTCGACGGACGCGCGGCCCCGCCGACACAGGACCTGCAGACACCCCAGGACCCGCAGACATCCCCCGACCCTCCGGGCCCCGCTCAAG ATGCCCAGAGGCTCCGTCCTGCTGCTCGCCTCCCTGCTCCTGGCAGCGGCCCTTTCAGCCACCCTGGGCCTCGGGTCACCG ATGCCATCGACAACCACAGGTCATTTCAAGACAAGCATGGCCTCGCCGGCAAGCGGGAACTCGAGCCTGAAGATGAAGCCCGGCCAG GAAGCTTTGACAGACCGCTGGCGGAGAACAACGTCGTGCGCACGATAATTGAGTTTCTGACTTTCCTGCATCTCAAAG GGGACATTGATTTTTATTACCTAAATGCATGCCCGGTGTGGGGGTTAACTGTGGCGCGTGCCTGA